The genome window AGCAGCTGTTTGTATTTGTATACAGTTTTGCCTTGAAAAACAAGTTTATTAGTGTAGTAGGCAATTGAGTAGCATTGAAGAAAGAGAGGAGTGGGTGATATAAACCCAAAAGgatacttaaatattttaaagaatgcAAAGCTAGGAAGTTGGATTTAGGTGtagacagtaatttttttagCAAGCTTTGCAAGTTTTGTAATGAGTAATTATTAGTACCCTTGTATGATCCTTTTTTCAACACTCAGTAGTAAGATGCAAAGTAGTTAGATAGGAAGCTGCAGTTAGTGAGGTATAGGTTCCTTCCCTTTTTAGTTTCAGTACAATAATTCTGAAAAAGGTGGTTTGTTTTGATCCTTGTTAATCACTTGCCTggatgaattatttatttaagattTCCCTGGTTATCCTTCTTTAATGACTGTAATGAAGAAGCTTGTGTCTTTAAACTTTCTTTGCTTCCCTGTCCCTTGGTTATGGTCCTGATGTCCTGCAGGCTGATTCCCAAATAAATTTGTCCCCAGCACTTCTGTCCTTTCCCTGTTTTCaagctgcttttttgtttgttttgtgctttgttgggctttttttttgtgtgtgtgttctgcCTTGGAAAGTATTCGTACTGTCTGTTCCTTTTTGTAGCCTCTTGAAGATATCTTCTACTTGCCTTCTTCCTCTGGGTGATCTGTTTTTAATTATCTGGCTAAAAAGAACTGCTAAACATGCAAATTATATGACTGGAACTTCTCTTTCCTCTGCAGGCCATACTGGCGGTGTTACTATTCAAACACAGATGCAGTCATCTATGTAGTGGACAGCTGTGATCGAGACAGAATTGGCACTTCAAAATCAGAGCTTGTTGCTATGTTAGAGGTAAGAAAACAAGGATAACAGTCCTTATCAGTAGAAAAGAAATtgagaaattaaaacttttttatttgAGTGAATGTGAAATTTGATTCAGTGAATCAAGTGAAGCTCAACTTCACTTGTGAAACTTCAGCTCTCAGCATAGCCCAGGCAACACTTCTGACTGAAAAAAGCACCAAATACGCTATAGATATTTCATGGTTTCTGCAGCACTGTCCTGGCAGTTACTTACTTGAAGCCTTGTGGTCATATGAAAATTTACCTGCCTCAAGGACAGCTGCTCAGTACTGCAGTGGTGGCAAAATCAAGCCCTGAAAGATTAACAGTAATAAGGATTCTACTGCATTTTGAAGCTGAAGAACATACGCAGAACAGGGTAATATAAATAAGGAGTTGAGCAACACCTcattccctccccagttcctgcAAGCTCACTTAATGTGCCCTATtaaatccagctatcagcttgTTTCATAATTTGGACTGGCCATGTTCTGAAACTGCCCCTATGGGATACCATGATAGAATTGAAAATAAACACCATTCTTTTACTGAAGAATTTTCTagagaacaaaaatcacaaACAAAATCATTGACAGCTGCTGACGTTTCTGGGTTTTCTCTGCTTAAATAAATTCAGTAAAAGTCTCTGTGACAACTTCTATGATTCCCTTTTTTTGTAGGAAGAAGAGCTGAAGAAGGCCATTTTGGTGGTGTTTGCAAATAAACAGGACATGGAACAGGCCATGACTCCCACAGAAATGGCAAATGCCCTTGGCTTACCGGCTTTGAAGGACCGAAAATGGCAGATATTCAAAACCTCTGCAACTAAAGGCACGGGCCTTGATGAAGCAATGGAATGGTGAGTAACAGTCTGGTTATGCTTCATTCATAAGCTTAATTTTACAggcttggttttggttttttttttaagactggaTCTGTGGAATATCTGACATAAAAGACAAGAATCCACATTAAAAGAATGAATGGTTTTCTCCTAAAAGTATTTCAGCAGAACTGAAATGATTTTTCAGTAAATTGacttaaccttttttttttttacttaggcTGGTGGAGGCCTTGAAGAGCAGGCAGTGATAAAAAACTGACCAGTGCAAGGAAGTTTCAGTTATATCCAGCATCCCCCCTTCTGCAGTTAAGTATTTTCAGGCCACAAATACTTGTAAATAGGACAGATCTGAGTTTGATTCCTGTAACGTGGATGCTTCTCTTGAATTGTAAAACTGAACTAAGTGAATGTCTGTGTACATTACAATGCTccagttctttctttctttttaaagaatgtaCTTATGTTAATTTGTATGAAAGTCTTACTGGctgggaaagattttttttttttgtcatcccACTCCTCCTTTGGTGGTTTTGAGTGGCCAGCATATTGGTGTAGTTAGAACACTAATAAAATCTGGAACTGTCAGCTATACTCAGAGGTGTGTTGCTTCTTCGAGGTTGCTTGCTAGCTGCTTGCTTACAGAAACAAGTCCAACTGCTGCCAGCTTTAGCAGCCACCTAAACACCTAAAGAGGTTTCCTTAAGCTGATGTTGTTACACTTCATAATCATTCAGTGTAGACACGCTGACGTACAGCAACAGAGTACAAGTAATGAACTCTTGGCTGCTAACACAGCATTAggtttctgaaaggaaaataaatgtcttcaG of Pseudopipra pipra isolate bDixPip1 chromosome 5, bDixPip1.hap1, whole genome shotgun sequence contains these proteins:
- the ARL1 gene encoding ADP-ribosylation factor-like protein 1, which produces MGGFFSTIFSSLFGTREMRILILGLDGAGKTTILYRLQVGEVVTTIPTIGFNVETVTYKNLKFQVWDLGGQTSIRPYWRCYYSNTDAVIYVVDSCDRDRIGTSKSELVAMLEEEELKKAILVVFANKQDMEQAMTPTEMANALGLPALKDRKWQIFKTSATKGTGLDEAMEWLVEALKSRQ